A single region of the Pontimicrobium sp. SW4 genome encodes:
- a CDS encoding MBL fold metallo-hydrolase has translation MEKYTRVNFLGASGVVTGSKFLIETSEKNILIDCGMFQGLKELRELNWNNLPVNVQNIDVVLLTHGHLDHVGYLPRLLQQGFTGKIIGTAPTLAIAEIILKDSAKIQEEEADKANKEKFTKHNPALPFYTIKEAENTIKLFEVAMEDKWIVLSEHISYRFQYNGHIIGATFIELDINGKRFVFSGDIGRWNDYLLDDPKTPEWADFLFIESTYGNKLHPDEDVEDILAGLIRETIFKRGNLIIPSFAVERLQTLMYILWRLYKKNKIPNIPIFIDSPMGNNVLEVFKRFPKWHKLSNSDYNAMCNHVNIVQSYKETWETIDDKRPKIVIAGSGMVTGGRVLTYLQQLIDKSSTTVLLVGFQAEGTRGRLLLDGTHEIKFFGKYYPVKASIKSIESLSAHADQNDLFKWMSNIKNIPEKVYLIHGEPTALDAFRLKIKDTLNWHVAIPKLTDIEKLMI, from the coding sequence ATGGAGAAATATACAAGAGTCAACTTTTTAGGAGCATCTGGAGTTGTTACAGGCTCAAAATTCCTTATTGAAACTTCAGAAAAAAACATACTTATAGATTGTGGCATGTTTCAAGGTCTTAAAGAATTGCGAGAGCTTAACTGGAACAATCTTCCTGTTAATGTTCAAAATATTGATGTGGTGTTACTTACTCATGGTCATTTAGATCATGTTGGTTACCTACCTCGCTTATTGCAACAAGGTTTTACTGGAAAAATTATTGGCACAGCACCAACACTTGCTATAGCAGAAATTATACTAAAAGATAGTGCTAAAATACAAGAAGAAGAGGCAGATAAAGCTAACAAAGAAAAATTCACTAAGCATAATCCAGCCCTTCCTTTTTATACAATAAAAGAAGCAGAAAATACCATTAAACTATTTGAAGTTGCTATGGAAGATAAATGGATAGTTTTATCCGAACATATTTCATATCGCTTTCAATATAATGGACATATTATTGGTGCTACATTCATTGAATTGGACATTAATGGGAAACGTTTTGTGTTTTCAGGAGACATTGGAAGATGGAACGATTATCTCTTAGATGACCCTAAAACACCAGAATGGGCAGATTTTTTATTTATAGAAAGCACTTATGGAAACAAGTTACATCCTGATGAAGATGTTGAGGACATATTAGCTGGCCTCATAAGAGAAACCATTTTTAAAAGAGGTAACTTAATTATTCCAAGTTTTGCAGTAGAACGATTGCAAACACTTATGTATATTCTTTGGAGACTATACAAGAAAAATAAAATTCCAAATATTCCAATTTTTATTGACAGTCCAATGGGTAATAATGTTTTAGAGGTTTTTAAGCGTTTCCCAAAATGGCATAAACTTTCTAATTCCGACTATAATGCCATGTGCAATCATGTAAATATTGTGCAATCTTATAAAGAAACCTGGGAAACCATTGATGATAAAAGACCCAAAATAGTTATAGCTGGAAGCGGAATGGTAACTGGAGGAAGAGTTCTTACATATTTACAACAGCTTATTGACAAATCTTCAACAACAGTGTTATTAGTTGGTTTTCAAGCTGAAGGAACTCGAGGAAGACTATTATTGGATGGTACACATGAGATTAAGTTTTTTGGTAAATATTATCCTGTAAAAGCAAGTATAAAAAGTATTGAAAGTCTATCTGCGCATGCAGATCAAAACGATTTGTTTAAATGGATGAGCAATATTAAAAATATTCCCGAAAAAGTATATTTAATTCATGGTGAACCTACTGCTTTAGATGCTTTTAGGTTAAAAATTAAAGACACCCTTAATTGGCATGTAGCTATACCTAAATTAACAGATATTGAAAAATTAATGATTTAA
- a CDS encoding ATP cone domain-containing protein has product MENKNFDITKSSGEKVKFSLDKLRSSLKRTGANKETIDQIIDKVRDELYQGISTREIYNRAFALLKKKKSYLASKYKLKKAIYELGPTGFPFENFIAAIYKYSGYKTEVGKTLLGKCVSHEIDVIAHKNDETTIMECKFHSEQGQKCNVKIPLYIAARFKDVKGYWDSKPHKTNLDEGWVVTNTRFTEDALQYGTCVGLKLLSWDYPKEDALKDKIDRLGLYPITVSTLLTNREKQFLLSRDVVLCRELINDNFYLDHLGISDVRKERILNEMSQLCTIKNR; this is encoded by the coding sequence ATGGAAAATAAAAACTTTGATATAACAAAATCATCTGGTGAAAAAGTAAAATTTTCGTTGGACAAACTAAGAAGTTCACTAAAAAGAACTGGAGCAAACAAAGAAACCATAGACCAAATCATTGATAAAGTACGTGACGAATTGTACCAAGGTATTTCCACTAGAGAAATTTATAATAGAGCATTTGCATTGCTCAAAAAAAAGAAAAGCTATTTAGCATCAAAATATAAACTCAAAAAGGCCATTTACGAGTTAGGTCCAACTGGATTTCCTTTTGAAAATTTTATAGCTGCTATCTATAAATATTCAGGATATAAAACAGAAGTTGGTAAAACTCTGCTAGGTAAATGTGTCTCTCACGAAATTGATGTAATTGCACATAAAAATGATGAAACTACCATTATGGAATGCAAATTCCATAGTGAGCAAGGTCAAAAATGCAATGTAAAAATCCCATTGTATATAGCTGCTCGATTTAAAGATGTAAAAGGTTATTGGGATTCTAAACCACATAAAACAAATCTAGATGAAGGTTGGGTGGTTACTAATACGCGTTTTACAGAAGATGCTTTACAATATGGTACATGTGTAGGCTTAAAGCTTTTAAGCTGGGATTATCCAAAAGAAGATGCTTTAAAAGACAAAATAGATAGATTGGGTCTATATCCAATAACCGTTTCAACATTATTGACCAATAGAGAAAAGCAATTTTTATTAAGTAGAGATGTAGTGCTATGTAGAGAATTAATAAATGATAATTTTTATTTAGATCATTTAGGTATTTCTGATGTTAGGAAAGAAAGAATCCTGAATGAGATGTCACAATTATGCACAATTAAGAACCGTTAA